One window of Zalophus californianus isolate mZalCal1 chromosome 3, mZalCal1.pri.v2, whole genome shotgun sequence genomic DNA carries:
- the LOC113919875 gene encoding 40S ribosomal protein S27-like, whose translation MPLAKDLLHPSPEEEKRKHKKCLVQSPNSYFMDVKCPGCYKITTVFSHAQMVVLCVGCSTVLCQPTGGKARLTEGCSFRRKQH comes from the coding sequence ATGCCCCTCGCGAAGGATCTCCTGCACCCGTCCccagaagaggagaagaggaagcacAAGAAGTGCCTGGTGCAGAGCCCCAACTCCTACTTCATGGACGTGAAGTGCCCAGGATGCTACAAAATCACCACCGTCTTCAGCCACGCACAAATGGTAGTTCTGTGTGTCGGCTGCTCCACTGTCCTCTGCCAGCCCACAGGAGGAAAAGCAAGGCTTACAGAAGGATGTTCCTTCAGGCGGAAGCAGCACTAA